The stretch of DNA ttaatttacatttacttctttagtcaaaatactttattatactgtactttacttttttgtttatttattctgttGAAATTATGCCATAAGTGCCTCGTGTTTGCTACTACAATAATtaaattttctttttctagAAAATTCTTATTGAATAAAAAAGATGATTTAGCTGAATTAAAGATTTTATATAAAtggaatgtaatttaattttttatccTATATTGATAGATTGGAGTCTGCAATCCAATGCTTTGCTTTTGTCAGACAGTGACGAAACATGGCACAAAATAAATATAGTTAAATATGGTTAAATATTGCCTACCTAGCAATATGTCGATGAAAAAACATCAGTGCTGTTCGTTGAAACTACGTCCCATTTTGGTTGAAAGTGAAAGGTCAAAATCTATATTTTTCAAGTagtaaaaaaatgttaataagTCCTTAAACATCTTTTAACCCCAAAATGGGATGTAGTTTCAACAAACAGCATTAatgttttttcattgtttttaacaACATAGTGCTGGATGGGTGCAGGTTCTACAAGGACAGCCTTTTGTAGATAATTTGATACAAAACCAACAGCGATTCTAGTATTGTCACAAACCAGTACTTTTTTAATAGATTTCCCTTTCTAGATATTTCTTTGCACATTTAAGTTGGAAGGCTTGTCTGTTTTAAACAACATATACTTTTATTGAATATTAAAATTTTGAATTCATTAATGAATTGTTTCTGCTTTATttatgaagaacattttaatatGAGTGATTTACTTTATAGTGACTATGACAACTCATATAACATATCAACAGAATGGCTGATGCTAGAAACacagtttacagtgtttttggtaGCAGGTTGGTATTCAGGTTGGTTGTATAAGAAAAATTctcttttaaaaatatgtttgaaAGTATTTAGCAAAACAAATGTGTACTCTGCTGTCTCCTACACACAGTAATGCATTTTCATCAAATTCAGATCTGATAATAAGATATCATCCTTTGTTCGTAGAAACTGTAGATCAGTAGAGAACACTTCAAATCTGCACTTTTCACAGAATGTCCCTGCTTGTCTCCAAAATGTACAAGTAGGAAATGATTCATATAGAATGGCAGCTTGCTGAGTGACATTGACATAGCATGACATTTCGGTCTGATGCCTTCTGCAAAGTTTCCTGCTCTGATTTGCAGCAGGAACCTTGCGATTTGCATTGGAAATAATGTCTCAGtgtcaaagattaaaaacagTTCGTCATGCTCTCCTTGAAGGGAAAGTTGGTGAGAGATGAAGGGAGGTGGAAAAAACTAGAGAACAAGGCAAACAATAGAGCAACAACACAGGTGCCAGATATGTACCAGAGATCTTAAAAAACTTGACATAATGTGTCTAGATCATGTAGTTGCATATTCATAAACCATTATCACCAAATGTATCTACAGCTCTTTGCATTCTCTTCTGTGTTCCAGTCTCAGATGCCTAAAACCATCCTGATCCCTATCCCCATTTCCAAGTCCACGCCCCCTCGCTTCCGCAACAGCATTGAGGGCCTCAACCAGGAGATTGAGCGCATCATCATACGAGACACCCCAGAGCGAGATGAGGTCATCATTGTAAGTCCtcgtcaacatggaccagactCCCTGAACATCTTGTAGAACCCATGTAATTGATTTGAGGCTGTTTTGGGAGCACAATCAGGCCCTACATAGTATTAGTATAGGCTTGTCTGGCTATACTTTTGATGCAGGGAGAAACACTGTTATACTGTGCAAGTTATGCAACACCAGActtgcctacagcagttcaacCAGCTCGATGCTGAATCACTTCAGACTGAAGTGTCCTGCATAACTCTTAAAGGAGCAATCGGCCTAACCCTAGCGTTTGAGATGTTATGTCATGTTATGTAATATTCTGTAGCACAGCATTGAATTCCAAAAATCCCTAtgatacatacactatatgtccaaaagtttctaaaactgttggcaccatgcctaatgcgaggggtataaagccccccggcttTGTGCTGTGtagcagaggaactgtgttctctggaatggtggttggtgctctatccaatacttttggaatagGGTGGAGATCAttccacatcctgacctcaatagtgctcttgttgctgaatgcaattaaattctcacagcaatgctccaaaatctagtagaaagccttccctgggaagtagagacagttactccaaaaaagcaggataaactctttttttaatactcttgaagaaacagtgaatgagcaagtgtcccaatacttttgtccatatcgtgcaTTTCGTGTTTTTAGTATATTAGTAGCAGGTCCTTTCAGTCTTGTAcattgtgaggtgaggcctccatgagcatcagtgagcattggtcgcccatgaccctgtcaccggtttactggttgtccttttttggagcacttttggtatgttctgaccactgcatgatgtttctgatgttttggagatgctctgacctagTCATTTACCCATCACTATTTGACGCTTGTCAAAGCAGCTCAGTTCCTTACGCTTGCTAATTTTCTGCTTCCATCACATTAACTTACTAACAATACTGACTTTTCACTCTCTGCTTAAAATGTGTATCCCGCCTCTtaacaggtgccactgtaacgagatgatcagtgttattcacattAACTGTCAGTAGTTTTAATtttatggctaatcagtgtacATCCCCATAACTAACCACAAAAACAACAGTAGCTCAGTCTCCACATGATTGATGTTtacaagaatgtgtgtgtgtgtgtttgtgttttagcCACAGGACGTTCCCGATGGACACCGCGCTCCACCGCCCATCCCCCAGCGCAGCAGCAGCACGCGCAGCATCGACACCCAGACACCCTCAGGCGGGGGCCTGGGCAGTAACcgtagcaacagcagcagccggGCCGACTCAGTGTCACCCTCATACCTCAGCATCCTGAACGACACGGTGGGGAACAGTCCACTGCCCAACGACGACACACTCAGTGAGAGCAGGGAAAgaggtgagacacacacacccaaccagCCACGTGGGGTACCGCAGCAACCACTAGAAACCCACCTGTCAACCACCCGAGACACAATAGCAACTACCTGAATTTCCAACCAATtttagcaaccaccaagaaacaccttagcaactgtACTGGCAGCCACCTGGAGCAACACCTTAGCACCCACTTTGCAACACATTACGAAACTGGGCCACTTTTTAAACCACCTCaaataccatatcaaccaccatagcaaccacctggaacacctaagcaacaccataaaaACCCTCAAATGCTATAGCAACTGTATAGCAACACTCTGGCAACTGCCAGCAAAATACAAACAACAACTACAAAGCAGCATCCCATCAATCACATTGGTTActatagcagccacatagcCAAACAGTTTTACCCTAGTGACCATATTACAGCACCTGCATGTGAAAAAATTTGTGACCAAGCACTTGTTTTTCTCTATACATAGACCTCGGGCCCTACTCCCCCCTACCTAAGTACGCCTCCTCCCCGAAACCCAACAACAGCTACATGTTCAAGCGTGAGCCTCCAGAAGGCTGTGAGAAAGTCAAAGTCTTCGAAGAGAATCAGTGAGTAGAACCTCCACTCTTACCTTCCACTGTATATCACACCATATCTAGCACATGGCACCTATCTCCATAACCCATCTCAAACCAAGGAACTTGGCCTGTGTGAAGACCCACACCCACAAAAGTGTGCAATAATCAGACATGCTTTCCCTCTCCTTGTATTTCTCCTCCTTCAGGCCGAGGCCTCTCCAGGAGATCCCTCCATACCTGTGTCCCGACAGGAACAAGGTGAACTTCATCCCCAAGAGCGGCTCTGCCTTCTGCCTGGTGAGTATCTTGAAGCCCCTGCTGCCCACCCAGGAGCTGAGCTTCCGCGGACCGGTGGCCTACCGCAGCCTCTCGCCCTCCCTGGTCCCCATGGGTGGGGTTGGCGTGCGCAGCCTGTCGCCCTCTCTCGGACCCGTCCTGTCCCGTGGCCGCCAGTCCCCCTGCCTCCCACGGCATCTGGAGGAGCCAGAGGGCTAGGCTTCCCTCTGGCAGCTGAACGCTGGAACTGCTTCTATGTTCTCAACCACTCAGAGGAACCTCATTATCTCAAGGTGGACAAACTGACTGCATCATCCCAAAAACAGGCTCTTTCCTCATTTGAATCGAACATCTCAAAGCTGTGACGCACCAGGGCTCGATTTCTTCATCCAAATGATCCGGATCGTTTACCTGCAACTTGAATGTGAGAACAAACAGAGACGTCACGGTACTTCAGTGGGATTAAAGGAATGCTTCTCGATCTGATCTTTATGGAATCTGCAGAATCTGTagcatatcgtcactgtcacgcaaaacgtttcatctccaaaacaaattattccaagtaatttaggaGCATTcttattggtcaattcatcatgaaatttggacacattatgtcagaaagtaaaaaaatgtcTGCAGATTAAGGCATTGACACTAATGCCTGCGTATCGCGAGCTAGAATCATCAGCAGTcggagcccgagagagcacaattggccttgctttctccccacatcgTTCCCACTGTGATGCTAGcaggcacaggcatctgttggctgatgtatcagagctggggacccggtactttcctcagagcactttggctgcctagtgatgctgcactgGTGGCAGTTTGATAAGAGGCgatggctgacttcacatgtattggaggaggcatgtgtttgtccccaccctcctagtgtcgggagctaATTGCCTCAGCTAAAATTAGGgagaaaattaattaataataaataaatgataataataataataatcaattcaGTCCAGAAACTTCAGGCCAGAACTGTTTTTAACTACATAAAGAGAAACCCACCAAAATGATGACCTTTGTTGATGGCGTAAATGCTGCAGATGTAACCAATAGAGATGAGGTTGAGGAGTGCGAGTACCCCTTTAGGAAAAGATCTTATCCCAGATGTGTTCTGTATATAAGTAGAGAGCATTTTTTGGCATTGCACTGCTTTTTACATTTGCAACGTTTTTTCCGCATTGTACCATCGAAGCCTTTCGAGAGCCACGTTTCTTTATGTAAATACGCCTCCTTTAACGCGAGTGGAAGTGACTTCTTAAGACTGTCAGCAAGGAGAACCTGGGACACAACTGTGCCTGCTCTCGGCTGAGGTGGTGCGAGTGCATCGTGTACAGTAACATGAGGAATAATGTAGCTAATGAATGAGATGGACTTAACAAAAACGTGCCTGACGCTCACAAACCGCCTGTAGCAAACCCCGCCCACTCCCATCCCGCCCTTACCTATGCCGGCTCCTGGTTTACCCCAAGTGTACAGAACTTTGTCCCTCACTCTACATGCGCTTCATGTAAACCGCTGGTCAGACGGGGGAACTTGGTgctatgttatatatatatatataactatgttatatatatatatatataaatgttatatatatatatatatatatatatatatatatatatatatatatatatatatatatatatatgtactgttACTGCTGTGGGTTGGAACAGGGAATTAGAGTCTGTTGTGATGCAGAGATGTTCAAATGTTAGATACAGGTGAAATAAATGTAGCCTAGGAGATTTCATGTACATTTGCAGTCAGAAGCTTACAGTTTACATAtgctcatcatggacatgaatttCCTGGAAAGGTTTGTGGGCTTTCTGAAATTAACACAGTTAAAATGACACATATAGAGTCAAAATGTACACACAGCACTTTTGATATTTGGTTACCTGTTccttagcaagttgcaccaTATTGAGATGCAATTAAAACGCTTCTGgaagaattctggttggatattttgCCCAAATGAAATGTGTTGCTCTCCAGgccattgtcctgttggaaacCCCAATGGTGTCCAAGGTTTAACTGTCTAGCTGCACTTCtttggcagttcttcttcatTAATCTATCCACTTGGTGCAGCATGCCTGCAAAATAGCCCCGGCGCAcaatactaccaccaccatgcttaacagttgctaCAGTGTTCTTGGCGTAAAATGCTTTATGTTTACTCTTCCaaacatttttgtctcatctgccCATAGAACCTTCAGCCTCCAGaatgctttatttttttgtgcatGTGTTTAGCTGTGAAACTTATGGACCTTCTTGACTGTAGGTCCAGGACGTCCTCCAGTTCATGGAAGGCCTGAGCCTTGGTgattcttgggttgttccttaCCATCTGTGGAAAGACGCTGGCGAAGTAGCTACACCTGCCAACAACTTGTGTCTgaactgatgattttggaatTGTAAAGACATTCCTGGCTTGTGTAGATCTGTGATCacccttctcagatctgcacagatcttttttaatgtggcacAGATGAGCTAGAGAGAAGCAACtatagtcaatcatgatcactagcaagAGGTTAAGAGGCCATGGCAGGTTAAAAGACCTGTAGAATTGTTCAGCACCACTGCATTAATAATATCTGTGAATGTACATTAGTGCACCAGATTTGTGGCTTTTTCCCTATTAAAGATGCACATTTAAGACAATCAGAAACTATTGAGAGCCCAAGATTGCCACAACATTCATGTCCACACTGAGTGTCTGTAAACTCCTGACTGCAACTGTATACGCTACAGGCCAAATGTATGGAAACAAGCAgtgatttgttgttgtttttttttttgtttgtttttttttgaacaAGCAGTGAAGTTTTATACAGTATCGCAGTAGAGTAGACATGCAGTCAGACCCTTTAGTTCtatgttaataaatgtattactaTTTATTCACTGTCTCTTGGGGGAGGGGGCACTTGGCCTGTAGAGTATGAGGGTGGGGTGGACAgatttttggaaaaaaaaggacagaatgaagagaaggagaggtaGGGAAGGACCTGGAGGAGGTGAAAAGAATGAGTGCTGGTTCCCAGGACATGGATTAAGCCAAGATCCAGACTGAAAAGGAGTTTCGATGAAAAAACCAATGAAATTGCACTTCATTTGCAGTCCACGTCTATGCCTAATCTGTGTCCAGCAAACTGTGTACTGATGTACAGAAACTGTAGCATCATTATACTGTCAATGACTCCATGAATCATACTGTGAAGCTTACATTTCTTCCttgaaataaagtaaaaaaaaaacaaaaaaacaacaacagacaaACAAAATCAACGCAGGCAAGTGTTAAAAGGATCCGAGTGCATTGccttaaaacctttaaaatgagaaatactGAAGTGTTTCAATTAGACAGATGGCTGTTATTCCATTCAGACGAGCCAAATCCTTTCACTAGTGCTTAATGTATAATAGTTGCTGTGTGTGAACTGTCCTGTTTtaagtgacttttttttttgtttgtttttgatgcACTGTTCTAAAGCCTTCCATTCATACCGGGAtttctctgctgaagctctgtaAAAACAAGACCCATGCACACAAATCTGCTCAAATAAATTTTTTTAGAGTTTTATTTACCGCCTGGTCAGTCATCACATCGGCACGGCCACTGTAAAGATCTCATTTGCCCAGTGTCCCACCCCCCAAACTCCATCCATAAATTCcattgttttaatttaaactataACAAAGGCATAAGTTGCATTAAATAAAAGGGTTGAAAGCAGCCACGGATGGTGCCTGTGTACATTCTTTCTATTTACTCATGATgaagtttataaaaaaaaaaggattttacaGTCACACCGACACACACAACGCAACATTGAAGAAAAGTGTAGGAATTGTCATTCTGTCATTTCAAAAAGGAGAAGTAAATGTGCATCAGGCAGGAACGGTGTGTGTAAAGCTGACGGTTATCTGTTTGCATAAGTCCAGTGCAGGAACGTCCAGTCCTGTAGCTCCAGAAAGGACGTGGAACGTCCCGAAGCCAATATACACAACGATCTAGATAAGCCTAGATCTTAACATGACAACACCAAATTCTTTGTGCATTAAAAACCTCGGGCTGGTGGTTAGAGTCCATTCCATGGATCACATATTAGTAGTTTTTACAGCACACCTTAATAAAGAAGCCAGTTTAACAGAAGATAAAGCTTAGTTCCAGAAACAGGCCTTTTATGACACTCAAGTTAAGTCAGATAtgagtttttatatatatatatggtttttACTAATACTCGTATATGGTCTTATTTAACGTTTTCCAATATTGTATTTATGCAGTCATAGGCTGCATAGGTTGactttctaaataaaaaaagattgtgCTCCTGCCAACATCAGAGCAGTTCCTATTTACCTGCTAAATTgaacactgcaaaaaaacattttacatgtgCCATATTCTTTGCACATgccacattttatattttatcatctCAACATGTTAAAATAGGTAATCAATAATAAATGTGCCCCAAaatgtgtagaagtgtgttctctgtagatGTATTTACTTTCACTTCAGGGGTGCTAAAGTTTTTCCATACATGTATGATAGGTTAAAGCCACAAGCAGggatttcttgttttttttttatattcatttatactAGCATTTAAAAGTTGGGACTCAATCATCATATGATTATATTAcattcattaataaatgcaCTTTAATATTGGAGAGATAATATCACATCATCGATACACAAGAACTACATGAAATGATACATAATACACAATTATTTAGTCGTCTATTTGTAAAATCCGGGTTAGTCAGATTGAAATCTGGAATAGGCAAATTCCTCCCTCCTGCACAACGACGATTACTGGCGTTTCGGCTGTACTGGGAAaggttttggttgttgaatgcgTCTTGGAGAGACGCCTGCAtgtacactgctataacatgtggctccaatgtgtctcagaccacctcctaaaGTGGTTTGAGTAATCAGATTTGTattggtttaaatgagtcttgagtgtttacacttgcacttGTATGTGGCTTGgccaaatccgatcactcaaaccacttcaggaggtggtctgagacacagctgactacccagtgtaaaggcatgtggctaaaatcttatcaggatacaatccagatactggtCACATGAAGTGGCCAGAGGTAAATGAGGTCCTACTCATTATTTGAGAGCAGCGATGTACAGGACGAGCATATTTTCCTTCTTTTATACACTTAACTGTGACCAAACTTTTAAACGCTAGTGTTTATGTAATGCATCTCGTAATCACAGAGAAAAAGCACCTTTTTGACTCAGTCTTCACCATTATTTGAAGTGAAATATAAACAGTTAAAGCAttaaaatgatggatggtgttcTTTACATCCTTGGCTGTGTATGGGGGAAGGGGCTCATTTTCCTGATATCCCTGATTCtagtttaaaatgaaaatgcattGGTTGATTTTGAGCTACTGTTCAGTTGGTCAGCCTAGTTTTCAGAGCAGAAACAAACTTCAGCTGCTCATAGAGGACAGTCAGCTGTCTATAACTTCAACTCTACACCAGTTGAGCATCCAGAATTGTATTTGCActattaaagggtccatatcgTTACAAACtgattttcctcattttgttttatattaaaaatgtagtGTAAAATGTACCATCCACTCCCCAGCCCATCCCGCTTTTGTGACGTCACCTCAGCCaccatatttacatatatccaacTATTCAGCTTAATTCGTTTTTAGGCCCTGCCCATTCATATTTACATTGAGGCAGTACTGCTTTGTGACTGCAGCACTACTACTAAAGGCATAGTAAAACAACAGCCTGGACTATGGAGATATTAGGAAACGTAGACATCACTAATTTTTTAGTAAAACTAAAATTCAAGATCTCtgtaatgcagatattttactAGTAAGAATATCAGATCTGTGGGTCTACTAAGCCATTCTGACTAGTCTTACTGCCAGGACTACATATGCTTAATGTAATTTTGAGTAGtcatacattattattaatttacatggaatcaaactctaactctaattcAAATGTTCTAGTTAAAAATGATCTAAGATGATTTTTCTGCCAGTACAATTGTAATTCCAGATTTCTACACTGTAATTGTGACTAATATAAACTTAAGGTTTCGATACAAATGTTATTACTACATATCTAATCTTGCCTACCCATGAAATGCACATTACATCATAGTCACCGCTACTAGCGATAATTTGGCTTAGCATTTGCACTAGTCAGAATCCATTTACCAAAAGAGGACCTAGCTGGAATTACCATTTCTACTACTGAATAAATGATGGTAGATGTAATTGGACTTCTCaccaaaaatgtaattatagataGAGAGTGATATTCTATGTAAATTAACTGTAAAATATGACTAGTTAATTACATTAAGGATATGTACTCAACATAACTACTCAGAATGCCTCCAGAtctgatattaataaaaaatgtggaactagaagaataaaataaaggaaaaaaaagtgttggatatggaccctttaacaCTGAATTCAACTCCTTTCAATAAATATTTGTTATATAAAGCGTTCTCGcgcactcactcacactcacacagcgaACATTAAGACGCCACCAATTATCATTAACGTCACTGCCATTCCATTCGCTTTTTGCAACATGAGCATTACTGATTAAACCATTCCTTTAACACACCATTCACACATTTAGCCAGCTTGCTAAATTGCTAAGTTCTCTCGCTGGTTTAATTATAGGTCATCTGTCTGGTAACATGCTTAACTGGACAGTGTGTATTTCTGCTCTTCAGTCACCTCGAACCCAGACCAACAGATCGCAGTGCACAGGGTAACACGTCCTGATGAAAATAGACAAGGATAGCACGAACCtccctaaaaaataaatatctcTGATGCATATACTCTCAGTTTAGGATATCCACAGCGGACTAAAAATACACTTGCGTCTGATTCTGTGACCCTGTTTCTGGACATTCCAGGATTCTAGTTTACAATACAGACATAGATAGTGATTATATACAAACTCCTCAAGATTGCAGCGAGCTCCCAGGTTCAGGAACTGCACGGCTATAcagtgtagagtacagtgtaGGTCCCGTATTAGGGAGAAATTAAGTGACCGATAGCTTTTCACTTCATTTGCTTCCACATGTGCTCTTCTGACAACTTCAACCGTAACAGGCAGTCATATTTTGACAAACTGATGGATATATAGTGTAGAGTGCAgtctttgttgttttcttcAAACCCATTTAACCCACCCCAAAGAAATGTACAGTAGATTagcacaaacactcacacaccctcacgcacacacatacacaaacacacatagaaAAACGGAGACCGAGATATCCCAGTGAGAATGAAATATTCCAGAACGTTTTTGGATCTGGAATATGGGAATGTGGGTCCGGGTTTCCAGATCCATCCTTGGCTCGGTGGGACTCATTTTTGGTAGAGGGAATATCTggctctttcttttcttcttgtaCAGTGATGAAGCAGGGAGTCCCGATGGGATGCAGTCCCAATCCTCTAGAAAGTAATAGGGCAGAAGAGATTAGCAGCAGGATTTACAATCATATAGCACTCTTTAAGACTAAAAAAGCCAAATAAGGAACCAATTTTTGGTTGCCTTTAGAACCTTTCAATGCAGACTAGCTCAAGCACCATGGAGCCACCTGTGATGAGCCTGTGAGACGACTGGACCCTGCACAGACTTTTACTAAAACCATAACTAccaatataattaataatactgAGTTTCTTTACCTGTCTATGTTAATAATAATGGTTTTGTGAAAAGCATTTAAATGTTCAGTTACTGGATAGCCTATTCTGTTTGACCacagaggacaaaaaaaaagaaagtgcacCCTCTAGTGGTCTAAAACTGGAGGTTTGAgcacacatacagtactgtacaaagaTTTCAGGCACCTGTAAAAATTAGAATGCAAAAGTGCCcttcttatctgggcagtaatgtttatttactcagtacAACACCAATATATTTTGATGTCCCAATCAGGTTATGTTGACCTCTGATCTGATCTTAGCCTCTTTAATGCTGAGCCGATTAATCAGCAGAGACCCATCCAATCTTTTTTTGTATAAATTTGTTCGTATGCAACTTTCATTTTTGCTGTGAGAACACAGCTGATTAGCCAGTCCTTAATTGCTGCTGGGGACGTGTTCACATTCTAGTTATAGGTATCGTATTATTACCGGTAGTGTGAACGCATCCCCTGCAGCAGCCAAAAGACTGAGTGACTGGGTCCCAACGAGTCTGAGACACACTGGACCTCCTTCACCACAATACACAGTGCTGTCTCACCCAGGACACAGACTTTAGGCATTCAGGAGTTCCTCATCAGTTCTTCCA from Salminus brasiliensis chromosome 7, fSalBra1.hap2, whole genome shotgun sequence encodes:
- the fam117ba gene encoding protein FAM117B, encoding MRDKATQTPRAWVDERRRGSHKRSASCGSTDQLKEIAKLRQQLQRSKRSSRHRRDKERKSPFNGNHAIIQSQSQMPKTILIPIPISKSTPPRFRNSIEGLNQEIERIIIRDTPERDEVIIPQDVPDGHRAPPPIPQRSSSTRSIDTQTPSGGGLGSNRSNSSSRADSVSPSYLSILNDTVGNSPLPNDDTLSESRERDLGPYSPLPKYASSPKPNNSYMFKREPPEGCEKVKVFEENQPRPLQEIPPYLCPDRNKVNFIPKSGSAFCLVSILKPLLPTQELSFRGPVAYRSLSPSLVPMGGVGVRSLSPSLGPVLSRGRQSPCLPRHLEEPEG